Proteins encoded by one window of Paenibacillus sp. DCT19:
- a CDS encoding serine hydrolase gives MTSITNVIRKVEEVMEEKDFSGVVLLQQNGKTLFSKARGYANRSEQISNTSGTRFGIASGCKVFTAVSIGQLIEQGKFSYESRLVDVLNIEFPLWDKEITVHQLLTHTAGIPDYFDEEVMEDFAELWQERPVYMMQQLHDFLPMFQNLAMKSAPGERFHYNNAGYIVLGLIVEQQSGQSFTEYVEAHIFKPSGMKDSGYFRTDQLPSDTAIGYVDQEDGTWNTNIFSIPVQGGSDGGAYVTAQDMIHFWNALLGHTLLTEESTRKLLTPYSHQEDDDYYGRGIWIDQKGEEIFKYHVMGFDPGVSFMSSVYPAQGIQLVVLSNQEWGRIQSRLLLKNHF, from the coding sequence GTGACAAGTATAACGAATGTAATACGTAAGGTAGAGGAAGTTATGGAGGAAAAGGACTTTTCCGGTGTAGTATTATTACAGCAAAATGGAAAAACTCTCTTCTCGAAGGCTCGCGGATACGCCAATCGTAGTGAACAGATCTCGAATACAAGTGGAACGCGATTTGGCATTGCCTCAGGCTGTAAAGTTTTTACTGCGGTGAGTATAGGTCAGCTGATTGAGCAGGGGAAATTTTCTTACGAGAGTCGTCTAGTTGATGTATTGAACATTGAATTTCCTCTGTGGGATAAAGAGATTACGGTACATCAGTTATTGACACATACTGCGGGCATCCCTGATTACTTTGATGAAGAAGTCATGGAGGATTTCGCGGAGCTATGGCAGGAGCGACCAGTCTATATGATGCAACAATTACATGACTTTTTGCCAATGTTCCAGAACTTAGCAATGAAATCTGCGCCAGGCGAACGCTTCCACTATAACAACGCAGGTTATATTGTGCTGGGGCTCATTGTTGAACAACAATCAGGTCAATCCTTCACTGAATATGTGGAAGCACATATTTTCAAACCAAGCGGCATGAAGGATTCTGGTTATTTTCGAACAGATCAGTTACCTTCTGACACGGCCATTGGTTATGTTGATCAGGAAGACGGTACGTGGAACACAAATATCTTCTCGATCCCGGTTCAAGGCGGGTCTGACGGCGGAGCCTATGTCACCGCGCAGGATATGATTCATTTCTGGAATGCATTGTTGGGACATACATTGTTAACGGAGGAGAGCACTCGGAAGCTACTTACTCCGTATTCGCATCAAGAGGATGATGATTATTACGGACGAGGAATCTGGATTGACCAAAAAGGGGAAGAGATCTTCAAGTATCATGTCATGGGATTTGATCCTGGGGTGTCATTTATGTCCTCTGTGTATCCGGCACAAGGCATTCAACTCGTTGTATTATCGAATCAGGAGTGGGGCCGTATCCAGTCACGGTTGCTATTGAAGAATCACTTTTGA
- a CDS encoding serine hydrolase, protein MNLSSIHDMLHSIIPTLDLRSCLVSVKGELIYQHYRNEEAQTSKAKVNSCTKSVLSALICIAMDQGKIPDASTPLSFFFPEVQTDADARKPQITLEQLLTMTAGFNWDEFGGQNSFPRMTRTDHWVHFALEQTLSHAPGTHMEYNSGVSQILSAILMQQTGMSVNTFAEHYLFEPLGIIDYEWESDPQGVHTGGFGLKMLPMDLLKFGMLFLQRGQWNGETLITQDLVERSTTPAIAVSPPNHGYYAWHWWVDTCSAESSPFIEDEHPTSVQSTTTMAASDLALPSFNYYYARGFGGQFVYIVPALELVVVLTNDKRKKEKPPLDVFPRLIAPQLLRYL, encoded by the coding sequence ATGAATCTTTCATCTATACATGACATGTTACATTCAATCATTCCCACATTAGACCTGAGAAGCTGTCTCGTCAGTGTAAAAGGAGAATTGATCTACCAGCATTACCGTAACGAAGAAGCGCAGACAAGTAAGGCAAAAGTTAATTCCTGTACGAAAAGCGTGCTCTCCGCACTGATCTGCATAGCGATGGATCAAGGCAAGATTCCAGACGCATCAACCCCGCTCTCGTTCTTCTTCCCAGAAGTTCAGACTGACGCAGATGCAAGAAAACCACAGATCACACTGGAGCAATTATTAACGATGACAGCTGGGTTCAACTGGGATGAGTTCGGAGGACAAAATTCGTTTCCACGTATGACACGCACGGATCATTGGGTTCATTTTGCATTGGAACAGACCTTAAGCCATGCACCAGGTACACACATGGAATATAATTCTGGCGTATCACAGATCTTATCAGCGATTCTGATGCAGCAAACCGGCATGAGCGTCAATACGTTTGCAGAACACTATTTATTTGAACCACTGGGAATTATAGATTATGAATGGGAAAGTGACCCTCAAGGCGTGCACACTGGTGGTTTCGGTCTTAAAATGCTGCCCATGGATTTGCTTAAGTTCGGTATGCTGTTCCTGCAGAGAGGTCAGTGGAATGGCGAAACATTAATTACGCAAGATCTGGTGGAACGATCCACCACCCCTGCAATCGCGGTGTCCCCTCCTAATCACGGATATTATGCTTGGCATTGGTGGGTCGATACCTGTTCAGCAGAGTCTTCTCCATTCATAGAGGATGAGCATCCTACAAGCGTACAATCTACCACAACCATGGCTGCTTCAGACCTTGCCTTACCTTCGTTCAACTACTATTACGCTCGTGGATTTGGCGGTCAATTCGTATATATCGTGCCCGCGCTTGAACTGGTTGTGGTGCTGACCAATGATAAACGTAAAAAAGAGAAGCCTCCTTTGGATGTGTTTCCAAGGTTAATCGCTCCTCAATTGTTGCGTTATCTATGA
- a CDS encoding ABC transporter permease, translating to MNPSIIHSKRFVISPQDFQMLKQRTGETEYLIEFRLVDPNKTNEFIQTYQNAALPNSGPLVTYSLFQLLNALTDGVVAAVIIMVSIILIVIAVCCIRFTMLATIEEDYREISVMKAIGVSGRDIRTLYLSKYVVIAGLACIVGYLSSIYVNRLFTSNIMLYMGSAPATWLNEALSLFAVITIFAIVLGCCILVLRRFNQISAIEGLRSGSLGDTDVSTMKLSLSNSRWSRSVPVFLALQDVIQRKRLYRLLLLVFTVSSLIIIVPVNFLNTLRAPSFISYMGVGQSDIRIDLRYSEDVEQRYAELLEHVRTDSDVLRYSPLVTTQFNVRNNEGGYDQISVETGDFSIFPLSYLSGLAPKTDNEIALSDANSRELDKKVGDSIVLMVEDREKTMVVSGIYQDVTNGGKTAKALLPYDKNRVLWYVVSLDLKDASQITDKIAAYEQAFSPAKVTDLQGYLHQTLGGTIDQLKRITIAVLVVAVLVSILITSLFLRMLVAKDHGDIAILRSLGFALSNIRLKYVMITLIVLGIGVLAGTILANTAGPLLISAIMSSFGASHMEFVINPLQAYILCPLMLASAITIAALLSIQSIREASIVKMIVE from the coding sequence ATGAATCCGTCGATTATTCATTCCAAACGGTTTGTGATTAGCCCTCAGGACTTTCAAATGCTCAAGCAAAGAACGGGAGAGACGGAGTACCTCATTGAATTTAGACTTGTAGATCCGAATAAAACGAACGAATTCATTCAGACCTATCAAAATGCAGCTCTACCCAATTCAGGGCCACTCGTCACCTATAGTTTGTTTCAATTGCTGAATGCACTGACAGATGGGGTTGTTGCAGCAGTAATTATTATGGTCAGTATAATTTTAATTGTGATCGCAGTCTGTTGTATACGGTTTACAATGCTGGCAACGATTGAAGAAGATTATCGGGAGATCAGTGTTATGAAAGCCATCGGTGTATCTGGACGTGATATTCGAACGTTGTATTTAAGCAAATATGTCGTTATAGCGGGTCTGGCATGTATTGTGGGTTACCTGTCCTCTATATATGTGAATAGATTGTTCACGTCCAACATTATGCTGTATATGGGATCAGCTCCAGCAACATGGCTGAATGAAGCATTGTCCCTATTCGCCGTTATTACTATTTTTGCTATTGTCCTAGGATGTTGCATCTTAGTGCTCCGTCGTTTCAATCAGATCTCTGCGATCGAGGGGCTACGGTCAGGGAGCCTTGGTGATACGGATGTATCCACAATGAAGTTAAGTTTATCTAACAGCAGGTGGTCACGTTCTGTTCCCGTTTTCTTGGCTTTACAAGATGTGATTCAACGTAAGAGGTTGTACCGACTGTTACTGCTTGTGTTTACAGTTAGCTCCTTAATCATAATTGTCCCTGTTAATTTCCTGAACACCTTGCGGGCACCTAGCTTCATTTCATATATGGGTGTCGGTCAGAGTGATATTCGCATTGATCTGCGCTATTCCGAAGATGTGGAGCAGAGATATGCCGAGTTACTCGAACATGTACGGACAGACAGCGATGTGCTGAGATATTCACCACTTGTAACTACCCAATTCAACGTTCGCAACAATGAAGGAGGGTATGACCAAATAAGTGTCGAGACAGGGGACTTCAGTATCTTCCCTTTATCTTATCTGAGTGGCTTGGCACCCAAAACCGATAATGAGATTGCGCTATCTGATGCTAATAGTCGTGAGTTGGATAAAAAGGTAGGAGATTCTATTGTACTTATGGTAGAAGATCGGGAGAAAACTATGGTCGTTAGTGGAATATACCAGGACGTCACCAATGGTGGAAAGACTGCAAAAGCACTACTGCCGTATGACAAGAATCGTGTGCTCTGGTATGTGGTTAGCTTGGATCTGAAGGATGCAAGTCAGATTACAGATAAAATTGCTGCGTATGAGCAGGCATTTTCGCCGGCAAAGGTCACCGATTTACAGGGATATTTACATCAAACACTTGGCGGCACCATTGATCAGTTGAAACGGATTACGATAGCCGTGCTTGTTGTGGCTGTGTTGGTCTCCATTCTCATTACGTCGTTATTTCTCCGAATGCTTGTAGCTAAGGATCATGGAGATATTGCCATCTTACGAAGCTTGGGCTTCGCTCTCTCTAACATCAGGTTAAAATATGTCATGATCACCCTCATCGTATTAGGTATCGGCGTACTTGCGGGTACGATTCTAGCAAATACCGCGGGACCATTGCTCATCAGCGCAATTATGTCCTCATTCGGTGCATCCCATATGGAGTTTGTCATCAATCCGTTGCAAGCGTACATCCTATGTCCTCTAATGCTGGCAAGTGCTATCACCATAGCTGCTTTGCTCAGTATTCAGTCCATTCGAGAAGCGAGCATTGTCAAAATGATTGTTGAATAA
- a CDS encoding ABC transporter ATP-binding protein, protein MTTILEAKHVNKSYTVHQHEEHQILKDINLLLKQGEFVTIMGPSGSGKSTLLYNISGMDQVSEGSVYFAGEKISALSEKKLSKLRLNKMGFIFQHSHLLKNLNLLDNVLLSAYLAKNSSKEVIGARALRLMKQMGVDGLASHNITQASGGQLQRISICRALINNPDILFGDEPTGALNSSTTAEIMDILHDINAAGTTILLVTHDVRVAARSQRVLFMLDGKLVAERNMGKYNKQQNIRAREAALSDWLTEQGF, encoded by the coding sequence ATGACAACGATATTAGAAGCCAAACACGTGAATAAGTCGTATACGGTTCATCAGCATGAGGAACACCAGATTCTAAAAGATATTAATCTGCTATTAAAACAAGGGGAGTTTGTCACCATTATGGGTCCTTCGGGTTCAGGCAAATCTACACTATTGTACAATATCAGCGGTATGGATCAGGTTAGTGAAGGAAGTGTTTACTTTGCAGGGGAGAAGATCTCTGCGTTGTCTGAGAAAAAATTGTCGAAGCTGCGGTTGAACAAGATGGGTTTTATTTTCCAGCATAGTCATCTATTGAAAAACCTGAACTTGCTCGACAATGTTTTGTTATCGGCATATTTGGCTAAGAACAGCAGCAAAGAGGTTATCGGTGCACGAGCGCTCAGATTAATGAAACAAATGGGTGTGGATGGGTTGGCCAGCCACAACATTACACAGGCTTCGGGAGGACAATTGCAGCGCATTTCGATCTGCCGAGCGTTAATTAACAATCCAGACATTTTGTTTGGCGACGAGCCAACAGGAGCACTGAATTCAAGCACAACTGCGGAAATTATGGATATACTGCACGATATTAATGCTGCGGGTACAACGATTTTGCTTGTGACTCACGACGTCAGAGTGGCAGCCAGATCCCAGAGGGTATTATTTATGCTGGATGGCAAGCTTGTAGCCGAGCGTAACATGGGGAAATATAACAAGCAGCAGAACATCAGAGCAAGGGAAGCGGCTTTATCTGATTGGCTCACCGAGCAAGGGTTCTAA
- a CDS encoding MFS transporter yields MEFTEHQSFGKFLIVWFGQLISTIGIGLTAFSLGVYAFEQTSTATSVALITLFTFLPNILLRPIGGVLADRYDRRTMMVIGDLGSATGLLFILAMIMTGNIEVWHIYVGVAFSSVFSAIQSPAYKASATDLLAKEQFSKGSGLLQLAESSKFLLSPIIAGILLTITSIEVILIINMLTFLIAILAVLVIRRSTKVDRDAREEKPWFTDLIEGWLEVTTNKGVLLLVIIISMVTFYLGFLETLIGPMILSFSDAKTLGMFQSISAIGMLISSLCIGIFTMTKKYASVLVIGLVMSGISFSLIGVSTNLYFIIFAGFLFLASLPFVNMSADVLVRNNIANEKQGRVWGIIGILSQLGFIVSYSLAGFLADRVFNPLLVEGGALSTTLGSIIGVGPGRGIALLFIIGECLWSLWLSSLLG; encoded by the coding sequence ATGGAATTCACCGAACATCAATCATTTGGTAAATTTCTAATTGTATGGTTTGGGCAGCTGATCTCGACAATCGGCATTGGACTTACGGCATTTTCACTTGGTGTCTATGCTTTTGAACAAACGAGTACAGCGACTTCGGTAGCCCTAATTACTTTGTTCACCTTTTTACCAAATATCTTATTGCGTCCAATTGGAGGTGTGCTCGCGGATCGATATGATCGTCGAACGATGATGGTCATTGGAGATTTAGGGTCTGCGACAGGGTTACTCTTTATTTTAGCCATGATCATGACAGGAAATATCGAGGTGTGGCACATTTATGTTGGTGTTGCATTCAGCTCTGTATTTTCAGCTATTCAAAGTCCTGCCTATAAAGCATCGGCTACCGATCTGTTGGCAAAAGAGCAATTTTCCAAAGGCAGTGGCTTGTTACAGCTCGCTGAATCCTCCAAATTTCTATTATCACCCATTATTGCAGGCATTCTACTTACGATCACTTCAATTGAAGTTATTTTAATCATTAATATGCTTACCTTCCTTATCGCCATTCTGGCTGTACTTGTCATTCGGAGAAGCACCAAAGTGGATCGAGATGCTAGGGAAGAGAAGCCTTGGTTCACAGATCTTATCGAAGGCTGGCTCGAAGTGACCACGAATAAGGGTGTGCTGCTGCTCGTCATCATTATTTCAATGGTTACGTTCTATCTTGGATTCTTGGAAACACTCATCGGTCCAATGATCCTATCGTTCTCGGATGCCAAGACGTTGGGAATGTTTCAATCCATTAGCGCAATCGGTATGCTGATTAGCAGCCTGTGCATTGGTATTTTTACAATGACTAAGAAATATGCCAGTGTATTAGTAATTGGTTTAGTTATGTCAGGTATTTCGTTTTCCCTTATAGGTGTATCGACGAATCTCTACTTTATTATCTTTGCCGGATTCTTGTTCCTGGCGTCCCTTCCTTTTGTGAATATGAGTGCTGATGTGTTGGTACGTAACAACATTGCTAACGAAAAGCAGGGCAGGGTATGGGGCATTATCGGAATTCTCTCTCAATTAGGATTTATCGTATCTTATAGCCTAGCGGGTTTCCTGGCAGATCGTGTGTTTAATCCGTTGCTTGTTGAAGGGGGAGCCCTTTCTACGACCTTAGGTTCCATTATTGGCGTTGGACCTGGCAGAGGTATTGCTTTGTTATTTATTATTGGGGAGTGTTTGTGGTCATTATGGCTGTCATCACTTCTCGGTTAA
- a CDS encoding cupin domain-containing protein, with translation MIDPILQAPNVQLAGDSTAVLNYKRDPRNYVTQLFGEQLPTIKNGFFNVHMSKGIIVQPHWHTNTTEMIVLISGEITTSVFDPFTRKRISYHLTPGQVAIFPKGWFHWFVADTDDVHLLTIFDVPTPDIVLGADFLAATPPEVAHRAYCIDEEAYSKAVASIQNDAILGPPIGCGDSVLGQSSQPSKASKSDKSSKT, from the coding sequence ATGATCGATCCTATATTACAGGCTCCGAACGTACAGTTAGCAGGGGATTCAACAGCCGTGTTGAACTACAAGCGGGATCCACGGAATTATGTAACTCAGTTGTTTGGAGAACAGCTACCTACCATCAAAAATGGTTTCTTCAACGTTCACATGAGCAAGGGTATAATTGTGCAGCCACATTGGCACACGAATACCACAGAGATGATTGTGCTAATTAGCGGAGAGATAACAACCTCTGTATTTGACCCATTTACCCGTAAACGAATCAGTTACCATCTAACACCTGGGCAAGTGGCAATCTTTCCTAAAGGGTGGTTTCACTGGTTTGTGGCAGATACAGATGATGTGCATTTGCTCACTATTTTTGATGTGCCAACACCTGACATTGTGCTTGGTGCGGACTTCCTTGCCGCAACGCCGCCTGAGGTGGCGCATCGCGCGTATTGTATCGACGAGGAAGCCTATTCCAAGGCGGTTGCCTCCATTCAAAATGATGCAATTCTTGGTCCACCGATTGGTTGTGGAGACTCAGTATTAGGCCAGTCCAGTCAACCATCCAAAGCATCCAAATCAGACAAATCATCAAAAACTTAA
- a CDS encoding methyl-accepting chemotaxis protein, whose protein sequence is MKWFGNLKTATKIISAFLIVSMILAALGIYSVITLRSTNERMQEMYNNNLISVREISAAQVDYQRMRVGVRDLNTESIDAEQTRIMDNITSIRQTLDEHINVYRPLATTPQESDLLRNFDTQYASYLKLFDQGANLALADNSAEFTRFLRETLKPSGDIVVQLLSDLVDTNVSLASEANAKSEAAYSSAFMVTIILVVLAVIFSVLIGYIISRSISKPLLSMVDLAREVAGGNLTLKSNISSQDEVGQLAQALNRMVDNLKTLIDSIVMNSQSVAASSEQISASTQEIASTSTSQSSEAANISELFKELSLAINSVAASAEEAAELSNDTVKTAREGGHVVQTSLEGMQAVNVKMSQLEEDSRKIGDIIEVIDDIAEQTNLLALNAAIEAARAGEQGRGFAVVADEVRKLAERSGEATKEITNIIKVMQENTRQSVRAVADSVEQSSMTGQAFDQIIEMVNNSSHKVNEIAAACEEEAAQAAEVMSSVESISASSEESAAASEETAATCQSLAHLAEELAHSASAFKTQ, encoded by the coding sequence ATGAAGTGGTTCGGTAATTTGAAGACAGCAACAAAGATTATTTCAGCATTTTTAATTGTGTCCATGATTCTGGCAGCACTCGGGATTTATTCAGTCATTACATTGAGAAGTACGAACGAACGCATGCAAGAAATGTACAACAACAATCTCATCTCTGTACGAGAAATATCAGCAGCACAAGTAGATTATCAACGGATGCGTGTAGGTGTGCGTGACCTCAACACAGAATCCATTGACGCTGAACAAACTAGAATTATGGATAATATCACTTCAATTCGTCAAACGCTTGATGAACATATCAATGTCTATCGTCCATTAGCTACTACTCCTCAAGAGAGTGACCTTCTTCGCAACTTCGATACACAATATGCAAGCTATTTAAAATTATTTGACCAAGGAGCGAACCTAGCTCTTGCAGATAATTCCGCTGAATTTACCCGTTTTCTTAGAGAAACATTAAAGCCTTCTGGTGATATTGTTGTACAGCTGTTGTCAGACCTTGTGGATACGAATGTAAGCTTAGCTTCAGAAGCTAATGCCAAGTCAGAAGCGGCATATTCTTCTGCTTTTATGGTAACCATCATTTTAGTTGTTCTAGCAGTGATCTTTAGTGTATTAATCGGATATATTATTTCACGTTCCATTTCCAAGCCGTTATTGTCCATGGTGGACTTGGCAAGAGAAGTAGCGGGCGGTAATCTTACCCTCAAGTCCAATATTTCATCCCAAGATGAAGTGGGACAACTAGCCCAAGCTCTGAATCGCATGGTCGATAACTTGAAAACATTGATCGACAGCATTGTAATGAACTCACAAAGTGTTGCTGCATCATCTGAGCAAATCTCAGCAAGTACACAAGAAATTGCAAGCACAAGCACAAGTCAGTCGAGCGAGGCAGCGAATATTTCTGAACTGTTCAAGGAGCTTTCCCTTGCCATTAACTCCGTTGCAGCAAGTGCTGAAGAAGCGGCAGAGCTGTCCAATGATACCGTGAAAACAGCACGTGAAGGTGGACATGTCGTGCAAACTTCACTCGAAGGCATGCAGGCTGTGAATGTCAAAATGTCACAGTTAGAAGAAGATTCTCGCAAAATTGGTGACATCATTGAAGTGATTGATGATATCGCAGAGCAGACGAATCTACTTGCACTGAACGCAGCCATTGAAGCGGCTCGGGCAGGCGAACAAGGACGTGGGTTTGCAGTTGTAGCCGATGAAGTACGTAAACTCGCAGAACGAAGCGGTGAAGCAACGAAAGAGATCACGAACATTATTAAAGTGATGCAAGAAAATACAAGACAGAGTGTTCGTGCAGTAGCAGATAGCGTGGAGCAATCCTCCATGACAGGACAAGCATTTGATCAGATTATTGAGATGGTCAATAATTCTTCACACAAAGTAAACGAAATTGCGGCTGCGTGCGAAGAGGAAGCGGCACAGGCAGCAGAAGTGATGAGCTCTGTTGAATCAATCTCAGCATCTAGTGAGGAATCCGCTGCGGCTTCAGAGGAAACTGCTGCAACATGTCAATCACTGGCACACCTGGCTGAAGAGCTGGCTCATTCCGCATCTGCATTTAAGACTCAATAA
- a CDS encoding chemotaxis protein CheW: protein MSSLQQEQYIELSVGAETCAIRIEEIHEIIKMLSITDIPYSRPEVKGVVNLRGKVVCVVSLRNLLGMPDEPDTRSTRIIVVRYQEEYVGLIVDKVNKVTTYNEIHPPTSGHARSREAVFLGVGQREDQLVGILKLEEILGG, encoded by the coding sequence ATGTCTTCACTTCAGCAAGAGCAGTACATTGAACTATCCGTTGGGGCTGAAACCTGCGCGATCCGGATTGAAGAGATTCATGAAATTATTAAAATGCTTAGTATTACAGATATTCCTTACAGCCGTCCGGAGGTAAAAGGTGTTGTTAATCTTAGAGGTAAGGTTGTATGTGTAGTGAGTTTACGCAATCTGTTAGGAATGCCTGATGAGCCGGATACAAGATCAACACGAATTATTGTTGTCCGTTATCAGGAGGAATATGTGGGACTTATTGTCGATAAAGTCAACAAAGTGACTACGTATAATGAAATTCATCCTCCGACGAGCGGGCATGCCCGAAGCCGAGAAGCCGTCTTTCTTGGTGTTGGACAACGTGAAGACCAACTTGTGGGCATTTTGAAATTAGAAGAAATATTGGGCGGATAG
- a CDS encoding chemotaxis protein CheA, with product MMDLSAYRDIFIEELNDQLERMDQSLLELERSPSVELVQTLFRAAHTIKGSASTMDFRELSDLTHEVEFALEWVRDKKPEINSVLIDTLFRSLDAMKVLRDQYISGQPFQNFKSVVAEIQSLIQKPVVMEPVKAPELKKSEWLVAQEAVDAGRQLFSIRITLETACMMKAARYFILRQRIEEHGGTIIAASLADQVASGEDDDRYTNCVIVAAIADNPQVMQAELSNESDVQGVVIEAYARELAVVPNEPMVVQEIAEAGLVNPSAEKSLSDDRNKGTQPTVRVNVERLDHLMNLVGELLIDQTSLADLSGEGARSTPSPLMQSIGGVSDHMGRVIKELQEGVMKTRMLPIDQLFSRFPRLVRDLSQKLGKELELIIQGGETELDRMIIEELSDPLIHLIRNSADHGIESREIREQQGKPTKGKITLTSFHEENHVVIRYSDDGKGIDGERIKASALSKGLITEEQASHLTEQEAVHLIFEPGFSTASSVSEVSGRGVGMDIVRSQIGRLNGIIDIDTEPGKGTTFTIRLPLTLAIIKGLLVKVSGRVLIIPMYNIAEIVRIAPEDIQTIQGQLAILNHGRIVPFHWLRDKLNYPPTSRESKTIPLIIVRSVDKTAAFAVDEIMGNQEVVIKSLGSYLGAMNHLSGATILGNGRVAVILDASYLVSQ from the coding sequence ATGATGGATTTATCTGCCTACCGCGACATCTTCATAGAGGAATTAAATGATCAGTTGGAGCGCATGGATCAATCGCTGTTGGAACTGGAACGTTCTCCATCGGTTGAGCTTGTTCAGACGCTTTTCCGTGCAGCGCATACCATTAAAGGATCAGCTTCAACCATGGACTTTAGGGAACTAAGTGATCTAACCCATGAGGTGGAGTTTGCACTGGAATGGGTGCGTGACAAGAAGCCTGAGATAAATTCGGTGCTTATAGATACGCTGTTCCGTTCTCTAGATGCAATGAAGGTGCTACGGGATCAGTACATTAGTGGTCAGCCATTTCAGAATTTTAAGAGCGTGGTTGCGGAGATCCAATCCCTTATTCAAAAGCCCGTCGTTATGGAGCCAGTGAAGGCTCCCGAGCTTAAGAAGTCGGAATGGTTAGTTGCACAAGAGGCTGTAGATGCGGGGCGTCAGCTTTTCTCCATTCGAATTACGTTGGAAACGGCTTGTATGATGAAGGCCGCAAGATACTTTATTTTGAGGCAGAGAATTGAAGAACATGGGGGTACAATCATTGCAGCTTCTCTGGCAGATCAAGTAGCTAGTGGGGAAGACGATGATCGATACACCAATTGTGTTATTGTGGCGGCAATTGCAGACAACCCACAGGTTATGCAGGCAGAACTCTCCAATGAGTCAGATGTGCAGGGTGTGGTCATAGAGGCGTATGCTAGAGAGTTGGCCGTGGTTCCTAACGAACCAATGGTTGTTCAGGAGATAGCTGAAGCAGGTCTTGTTAACCCATCTGCGGAAAAATCACTCTCGGACGACCGTAACAAAGGTACCCAACCTACCGTAAGAGTAAACGTTGAGCGTCTGGATCATCTGATGAATCTGGTCGGAGAACTACTCATTGACCAGACCTCACTTGCTGATCTGAGTGGCGAAGGGGCACGTAGTACCCCTTCGCCGTTAATGCAGAGCATTGGCGGTGTCTCGGATCATATGGGCAGAGTGATCAAGGAGCTGCAAGAAGGCGTAATGAAGACACGTATGCTGCCTATTGATCAACTATTCAGTCGTTTCCCACGTCTAGTTCGTGATCTATCCCAGAAGCTGGGTAAAGAATTGGAACTGATTATTCAAGGCGGAGAGACAGAGCTTGATCGGATGATTATTGAGGAATTGAGTGACCCATTGATTCACTTGATTCGAAACAGTGCAGATCATGGCATTGAGAGTCGAGAGATTCGAGAGCAACAGGGTAAACCCACCAAAGGAAAAATCACACTTACCTCATTTCACGAGGAAAATCATGTCGTTATCCGATACTCGGATGATGGTAAAGGCATTGACGGTGAACGAATTAAAGCTTCTGCGTTAAGCAAGGGCTTAATTACGGAGGAGCAAGCCTCACATCTGACAGAGCAGGAAGCAGTTCATCTCATCTTTGAACCAGGATTCTCTACCGCTTCCTCGGTGAGTGAGGTTTCAGGCCGCGGAGTGGGTATGGACATTGTGAGAAGCCAGATTGGTCGACTGAACGGCATTATTGACATTGACACGGAGCCTGGTAAAGGAACGACATTCACCATCCGGTTACCTCTTACGCTTGCGATTATCAAAGGCTTACTTGTTAAAGTTTCGGGTCGTGTATTGATCATCCCAATGTACAATATTGCGGAGATCGTTCGCATCGCTCCAGAAGACATTCAAACGATACAAGGGCAGCTAGCTATCTTGAATCATGGACGTATTGTGCCGTTCCATTGGTTGCGGGATAAACTGAATTATCCGCCCACAAGCCGGGAATCCAAGACGATTCCTCTCATTATCGTTCGCTCTGTGGACAAAACCGCGGCTTTTGCTGTGGACGAAATCATGGGCAATCAAGAAGTTGTTATTAAGAGTCTAGGATCGTATCTAGGGGCAATGAACCATCTGTCTGGTGCAACAATTCTGGGCAATGGACGAGTGGCTGTCATCCTTGATGCATCGTATTTGGTAAGCCAATAG